From the Theobroma cacao cultivar B97-61/B2 chromosome 2, Criollo_cocoa_genome_V2, whole genome shotgun sequence genome, one window contains:
- the LOC108660628 gene encoding uncharacterized protein LOC108660628: protein MFSSKVELKRALHMLVIKEKFAIKVKRSCKARYKVGCKDKACKYNVRATKLPDRGEYWKVQIFHKVHTCTVDGLQEWFPTMSTKMIGELMSHKIQANGVALRPKDLIYEMRVQWGFECLHVIAVATDEEERFKYCFWSYEACIRGFRDAMRPMVAIDATHLKGRFKGILFVIVCKDANECVYPVVFSIGHVEDKDSWMWFLSKLRDAHARQMSITVLIEFIRDMFQRWFHERYEELVQVTTPLSPWVTSKYNREAIEFCTDYYNKIVFVEGYSGSIMLVGHPSEWDIPPYVKQIVVVPPPWRGQAGRPRRRRIPSAGEDS, encoded by the exons ATGTTTTCGTCGAAGGTCGAGTTAAAACGAGCTTTGCACATGTTGGTTATAAAAGAGAAGTTTGcgataaaagtaaaaaggtcatgtaaagCTCGTTATAAGGTTGGTTgcaaggacaaggcatgcaagtaCAATGTTCGTGCAACGAAGTTACCTGATAGAGGAGAATATTGGAAAGTTCAAATATTCCACAAAGTACACACTTGTACCGTTGATGGTTTGCAAGAGTGGTTTCCAACTATGAGTACGAAGATGattggtgaacttatgtcacacaagATTCAGGCTAATGGAGTAGCATTGAGACCTAAGGACTTAATTTATGAGATGAGGGTTCAGTGGGGATTTGAATGCTTGCATG TGATTGCAGTAGCTACTGATGAGGAAGagagattcaaatattgtttttggtCATACGAGGCTTGTATTCGGGGGTTTAGAGATGCAATGCGTCCTATGGTTGCAATTGATGCGACACATCTGAAAGGCAGGTTCAAGGGTATTCTGTTTGtcattgtatgcaaagatgcAAACGAGTGCGTATATCCAGTTGTGTTTAGCATCGGCCATGTTGAGGACAAAGACTCGTGGATGTGGTTTCTTAGCAAGCTACGTGACGCG catgcaagacaaatgTCGATCACTGTTTTGATCGAGTTCATCAGAGACATGTTTCAGCGTtggttccatgaacggtacgaGGAGCTCGTCCAGGTGACCACGCCCCTCAGCCCTTGGGTTACCAG TAAATACAATCgtgaagccattgaattctgcACTGACTACTACAACAAAATCGTTTTCGTGGAGGGTTATTCAGGATCCATTATGCTGGTAGGGCATCctagtgagtgggacatccccccttatgtgaaacaaattgtcGTCGTGCCCCCACCTTGGCGAGGCCAAGCAGGAAGACCTAGGAGAAGAAGGATTCCATCAGCTGGTGAAGACAGTTGA